Sequence from the Streptomyces sp. MMBL 11-1 genome:
GGAGCTGTTCGGTCCTGACCTTCGCCTCGAAGCCGTTCACCACCGACGTACGGGCACCGGGCCGGGGTCCTTGCGCCTGGCCGCCCGCACCTTCGGCCTGGCCCGCGATCTGGACCTGTTGTGCGTTCTGAGCAACGCGGTGCGCTATGCGGATGCCGACCGGGCACCGGTCGCCGACGTGCTGGACTCCGCGCGGTTGCTGATGCCGATCCGGCCGGGACGCACGGACAACGGGGAGCGCTGGCTCAAGGACACCCCTGCGATGGCGGGGCTGGCCGACGAGGTCGCCCGGGCCGCCGGTCAGGACCACGGTGGCGCGGCACATCTTCTGGCCACGACGGCGCGCACCGCCGAGGACTGCCGTCTGGACCCGGCCTCCGATCTGGGTCTGGGGCGGGTGTTCTTCCCCGAGGAGCGCCTGGTCGGTGCCGCGCCGGGTACGTCGGCGCGCGTGCTGCGCGAGCGCTGCGAGGCGGCGCTGATCGCCCGCGGTTACGACCGCTCGCGCGCTATGCACGAGCGTCTGGCCGACGAGTTGCGGGTGATCAACACGCTCGGCTGGCCGACGTACTTCCTCACCGTGGCCCAGGTCGTGGACGACACCCGCGCGCTCGGCATCCGGGTGCAGGCCCGCGGGTCCGGCGCGGGCAGCCTGGTCGTGCACCTGCTGGGCATCAGCGTGGCCAATCCGCTGGAACACGAGCTGATCATGGAGAGGTTTCTCAACCTGAGGCGCCGTTCCTTGCCGGACATCGACATCGACGTCGAGAGCGCGCGCCGGCTCGAGGTCTACCACGCGGTCCTGGACCGCTTCGGTCCCGAGCGGGTCGCCACCGTGTCCATGGTGGAGACCTACCGTGTGCGGAACGCGATCCGTGATGCGGGCCTCGCACTGGGCCTGGACCCAGGCGAAGTCGGCCGCCTCGCGAAGTCGTTCCCGCACATCCGGGCCCGCGACGCCCGCTCGGCGATGCGCGAGCTCCCCGAGTTGCGGGACCTGGCCGTGCACTCCGAGCGATACGGCCCGCTGTGGGACCTGGTCGAGGGCCTGGACGCGCTGCCCCGCGGCGTAGCCATGCACCCCTGCGGTGTTCTGCTGTCCGACGACTCGCTGCTGCGCCGTACCCCGGTCGTGCCTACGGCCGGCGAGGGCCTGCCGATGAGCGTCTTCGACAAGGACGACGTCGAACGCATGGGCCTCTTGAAATTGGACATTCTGGGCGTTCGAATGCAGTCCGCCATGGCCTACGCCGTCACGGAGATCCACCGCTCCACCGGCCGCGCCCTGGACCTGGACGACCGCGAGCAGGTGCCGCTCGACGATCCGGGGGCCTTCCAACTGCTGCGCCAGGGCGAAAGTTTGGGGGTCTTTCAACTAGAAAGTCCAGGTCAGAGAGATTTGCTCGGCCGCCTGCAACCCGAGACGTTCCAGGATCTCGTCACCCAGATCAGCCTGTTCCGTCCCGGCCCGGTCCAGGCCGACATGATCCGCCCGTTCCTCCTGGCCCGCCACGGGCATCGGCGCCCCGACTACCCGCACCCCGACCTCGTCCCGGCTCTGCGCGCGACGTACGGCGTCGTCGTGTTCAACGAGCAGGTCATCACCCTGTTCGCGACCCTGACACGCACGGACCTCGCCATGGGCGAAGAGGCGCGGCGGGCCCTCGCCGATGCGGAACGCCTGCCCGCCCTGGAGGCGTGGTTCCGCGACCGGGCCGCCGGAGCCGGCTACCCCCCGGAGACCGTCGACCGGGTCTGGAGCACGCTGAAGGCGATGGGCGCCTACGGCTTCGCCCGGAGTCACGCGGTTGCGTTCGCCCTGCCGACGCTCCAGTCCGCGTTCCTCAAGGCCCACTACCCGTCCGCGTTCTACTGCGGGCTGCTGGAGCACGACCCCGGCATGTACCCCAAGCGGCTCGTGCTCTCGGATGCCCGGCGCCGCGGTGTGCCGATCCTGACCATCGACGTCCAGCACTCCGGGACCCGGTACCGCACCGAGCCGATGCCCGACGGCACGCTAGGCCTGCGGATCTCGCTGGCCGACGTCCACGGCATCACCGATGCCGAAGCCGAGCGCATCGCGGCCGGCCAGCCCTACACCGACCTGGCCGACTTCCACGCCCGGGCCCGTCCCTCGCAGCCCCTCGCGCAACGTCTCGCCCGCATCGGCGCTCTGGACTCCATCGCCCGCGGCTGCCACCGGCGCGAGCTGCTCCTGCAGCTCGACGAGCTCCACCGACACTCACGGGCCACCGCACCGGCCCAGCTCTCCCTCTCCGCCGACGCGGGCCCCGCGGCCGCGACTGGCCTGCCCGCAATGAGCGCGCAGGAACAGTTGGACGCCGAGCTGGACGTCACCGGCATAGACGCCTCCAGGCACCTGATGACATCCCATCGCGAGCTGCTCGCCGAACTCGGCGTCACCCCCGCGCACCTGCTGCCCGGGATTTCGACAGGCGAGACCGTTCTGGTCGCGGGCGCCAAGGTCGCCATCCAGACCCCGCCCGTCCGCTCGGGCCGCCGAACGATCTTCGTGTCGCTGGATGACGGCTCGTCGGGGGCGATCGATCTCGTCTTCTTCGACGACACCCACGAATCCGTCGCGCACACCGTCTTCCACCACTGGCTGCTGCTCGTGAGGGGGCAGGTCCAGCGGCGCGGCAAGAGCGTGACCATCGTCGGACAGCGCGCCTGGAGCATCGCCGACCTCGCCCAAGCTCACCAGGACGGCGGGCACCCGGCGGTCCGCCAGCTGCTGGCCGCCACCGAACCCGCGCCGCCCGCCTCTGCCCTAGGCGACCCGGCCGGCGGTCCCCGCGCAGGCGGCGCCGGCCGGATGTGGCACGCCAGCCCCGGGAGCGCCGGATGACGTCCGCCACCATCCTCCACGCGAGGTTCGAGCAACCCTCGTTCGAGGCGTACCGCGAGCTGTTCGCGGCCCTCAACGACATCACCCCCGCCGTCCAGGCTCTCCCGCCCGACAGCGCCCTCCTGGATCTCACCGGCGCCCTGCGCTACTGGCAGCGCACCCCCGCCCAGCTCGCCGACCTCATCCAGACCAGGGTCATGGCCCGCTACGGACTGGCCACAGCCATCGGAGGCGGGCCCACGCGCATGATCGCCACGATCGCCGCCGGCCTCACAGCACCTGGAGCGGTACGCATCCTCGACGGCGGCCCGGCCGCCCTCTCCTTCCTTCACGAGCAGCCGGTGCGCGTCCTTCCCGGCGTCGGACCCGCGATGGAGCGCACCCTGCACCGCTACGGCCTGGAGACGGCCGCCGATCTCGCCAGCCTTCCCCTCGCCACCTTGCAGCGCATCGCCGGTGCCTCCACCGCCCGCCTCCTCCACGAGCGCGCGCACGGCATCGATCCTCGCCGTGTCACCCCCGCCGGGCCTCCACCCAGCATCACCGTCCGCCACCGCTTCACCCACGACGTCCTCGACCCTGCCGAAGCGCGGCGCTGCCTCCTCGACCTCTCCCGCCAGCTCGGCGCCCGGCTGCGCCACTCCCAGCAGTGCGCCTCCCGCATCGAGCTCCAGGTCACTTTCGCGGACCGGACCAGCCTGGTCCGCTCACGCACCCTGGCCGAGTCGACCAGCCACAGCCCCCGCCTCCAGGAGGCCCTCTACGGCCTCTTCGCCGCGCTCGGTCTCCAGCGTGCCCGAATCAGGTCCGTCACGGCCCGGGCGGCCGGGCTGACCGACGCGGCCACCTCCGCCGTGCAGCTCACGTTCGACCGGACCACGGAGGACGCCCGCCGCCTGGAGCCCGTCATCGACCGAGCCAACCGCCGCTTCGGCGACAACACGCTCCAGCCGGCCGCTCTCGCAGTCCGCCCCCGCGCACGAGAAACCCGTGCGGACTCACCACGGTGAGTCCGCACGGGTGTCTCCCAGAACCGCTATCAGCCGACTACCTGGGCTTTTGTCGGCGATGCGGGATATCGTTCCAGCCTGCCACCATCAAGAGGGGGACCCGCGTGGAGGCCACCACCGCACGAGGCCGCGCCGGCCGCCCGGCCGGGATCCGAACCATGGACGACGGCCTCACCGAGCGGCAGCAGAGCATCGTCGCCGCCATACGCGCCCATCTGGACACCCACGGCTACCCGCCGTCGATGCGTGAGATCGGCGCGGCGGTCGGCCTGGCCAGCACGTCCTCGGTCGCGCACCAACTGCAAGTCCTGGAGGGGAAGGGTGCGCTGCGCAAGGATCCTCACCGGCCGCGCGCCTACGTCCCCACCGGCCTGAGCTCGGACACCGAGCTGGACGACTCTCCCGCAGCACCAGCCGCTCCGCAGGGAGCCGATGCCTCCAGCGCGGTCCGCGTCCCGCTGGTGGGCCGCATCGCAGCAGGCACGCCGATCCTGGCCGAGCAGCACGTCGACGATGTCTTCGTACTCCCCCGCCAAGTGGTCGGATCCGGAGAGTTGTTCGTCCTCACCGTGACGGGCGAGTCGATGATCGACGCGCACATCGCCGACGGCGATCACGTCGTCGTCCGCGAGCAGCCCTCGGCCGAGAGCGGCGACATCGTCGCCGCGATGATCGGCGGGGAAGCCACGGTAAAACGGCTGAAGCGCGACGGGGGCAACGTCTGGCTGCTCCCCGCGAACGCCTCATACCAGCCGATCTGGGGGAATGAAGCGACCATTCTCGGCAGAGTCGTCGCCGTACTGCGTACGTACTGACCACTCGCACTGGCATCTGGGCGGGAGCATCGGCCGCGCCTCATCTGAGAGTTGGTCGAGCGGGTGGGGCGGGGGCTAGGGCAGTGGGTGCTGAGGCCGTTGGTAGGCAATCGCGCGGATGGGAGTGCGGGCGGGCCCGATCGCGCGGGCGTAGCGGTGGTTGCCAGGGTGGTGGATGGTCGTGGCGCCGATCGCTTCCAGTGCCCGGGCGAGCCAGCGGGTGCCCGCCTCACCGTCATCGCGAGGTGGTGCCCCGAGTTTCGTCAGGCGCCTTTCCGCTCCCTTGTGACCCATCTCGTCGCGCCGTATCTTGGCCGCGGCTCGCTCGGAAAGCACGGTGGCATCCGGCAGGACGGTGAGCCGACGAGGGCGGGTGCGCCCCAGATACAGGAAGTCCTGAGCGGCGTAGACATGACCAATGTGCCCGGGGCTGATCAGTTCGGGGCCGTCGGGAGTCTGTCGCGTACGCGGGTGGGGGTCAGAGTGGGCGACGACTCCTCGAATGCCCTGAAGTGCGGCAAACTTAAACGCTTTTGCGCAGAACCAGGACTCGGAATTGGATTCAGCCCTGTCGAGCAGCACCAGCCGGTTGAGCTCAAGGGTCTCAGCGTATCTGCGGGTGCCTTCGAAGATGTCGAGGACCGCTCCGTTCATCGGGATGCCGAGCGACAGGACGCCAAGGAGCCGTCCGCCCGGGGGCTCTCCGGGACCCGGTTCCTCGTCGAGCCGCTGCAAACCGTAGGTGAACCGGACAGCCGGCCACGTCCCGCTGTAGTGGTGACGCTCAACGAAGCGGCGGGCAGGGGCCTCCGGGAGCACGATCACACGGTGGAGGTCCGGGGCGAAGCCTCCTTCACTCGTTCGGCGCCAGGTCGGCCTGCGGTCGCGCCAGCGTTGGCAGCGATCGGTCCCGTCCGGCAGGTGCAGCTCTTCCTGCACAGGCATCAA
This genomic interval carries:
- a CDS encoding DNA polymerase III subunit alpha produces the protein MPAALAERAAERGLGAMALTDRDTVSGAVRHADACSAAGIRPIFGADLAVPPAVHRSAVMRSRKPARGGEFVDESAPRVVLLARDRVGWANLSRIISAGQAHRAQGGGAQPVVPFEVLSGHTEGITALLGPASEPIRALAAGRSDRAASLLEPWRELFGPDLRLEAVHHRRTGTGPGSLRLAARTFGLARDLDLLCVLSNAVRYADADRAPVADVLDSARLLMPIRPGRTDNGERWLKDTPAMAGLADEVARAAGQDHGGAAHLLATTARTAEDCRLDPASDLGLGRVFFPEERLVGAAPGTSARVLRERCEAALIARGYDRSRAMHERLADELRVINTLGWPTYFLTVAQVVDDTRALGIRVQARGSGAGSLVVHLLGISVANPLEHELIMERFLNLRRRSLPDIDIDVESARRLEVYHAVLDRFGPERVATVSMVETYRVRNAIRDAGLALGLDPGEVGRLAKSFPHIRARDARSAMRELPELRDLAVHSERYGPLWDLVEGLDALPRGVAMHPCGVLLSDDSLLRRTPVVPTAGEGLPMSVFDKDDVERMGLLKLDILGVRMQSAMAYAVTEIHRSTGRALDLDDREQVPLDDPGAFQLLRQGESLGVFQLESPGQRDLLGRLQPETFQDLVTQISLFRPGPVQADMIRPFLLARHGHRRPDYPHPDLVPALRATYGVVVFNEQVITLFATLTRTDLAMGEEARRALADAERLPALEAWFRDRAAGAGYPPETVDRVWSTLKAMGAYGFARSHAVAFALPTLQSAFLKAHYPSAFYCGLLEHDPGMYPKRLVLSDARRRGVPILTIDVQHSGTRYRTEPMPDGTLGLRISLADVHGITDAEAERIAAGQPYTDLADFHARARPSQPLAQRLARIGALDSIARGCHRRELLLQLDELHRHSRATAPAQLSLSADAGPAAATGLPAMSAQEQLDAELDVTGIDASRHLMTSHRELLAELGVTPAHLLPGISTGETVLVAGAKVAIQTPPVRSGRRTIFVSLDDGSSGAIDLVFFDDTHESVAHTVFHHWLLLVRGQVQRRGKSVTIVGQRAWSIADLAQAHQDGGHPAVRQLLAATEPAPPASALGDPAGGPRAGGAGRMWHASPGSAG
- a CDS encoding DNA polymerase Y family protein, which gives rise to MTSATILHARFEQPSFEAYRELFAALNDITPAVQALPPDSALLDLTGALRYWQRTPAQLADLIQTRVMARYGLATAIGGGPTRMIATIAAGLTAPGAVRILDGGPAALSFLHEQPVRVLPGVGPAMERTLHRYGLETAADLASLPLATLQRIAGASTARLLHERAHGIDPRRVTPAGPPPSITVRHRFTHDVLDPAEARRCLLDLSRQLGARLRHSQQCASRIELQVTFADRTSLVRSRTLAESTSHSPRLQEALYGLFAALGLQRARIRSVTARAAGLTDAATSAVQLTFDRTTEDARRLEPVIDRANRRFGDNTLQPAALAVRPRARETRADSPR
- the lexA gene encoding transcriptional repressor LexA; its protein translation is MDDGLTERQQSIVAAIRAHLDTHGYPPSMREIGAAVGLASTSSVAHQLQVLEGKGALRKDPHRPRAYVPTGLSSDTELDDSPAAPAAPQGADASSAVRVPLVGRIAAGTPILAEQHVDDVFVLPRQVVGSGELFVLTVTGESMIDAHIADGDHVVVREQPSAESGDIVAAMIGGEATVKRLKRDGGNVWLLPANASYQPIWGNEATILGRVVAVLRTY
- a CDS encoding Mom family adenine methylcarbamoylation protein; this encodes MPVQEELHLPDGTDRCQRWRDRRPTWRRTSEGGFAPDLHRVIVLPEAPARRFVERHHYSGTWPAVRFTYGLQRLDEEPGPGEPPGGRLLGVLSLGIPMNGAVLDIFEGTRRYAETLELNRLVLLDRAESNSESWFCAKAFKFAALQGIRGVVAHSDPHPRTRQTPDGPELISPGHIGHVYAAQDFLYLGRTRPRRLTVLPDATVLSERAAAKIRRDEMGHKGAERRLTKLGAPPRDDGEAGTRWLARALEAIGATTIHHPGNHRYARAIGPARTPIRAIAYQRPQHPLP